The Vagococcus penaei genome includes the window CCCAAATTCAATACGATAAGTAATAACATATTACGACTCACCTGACGAATAATTGGTTGGTTTGGAAAAAGTCTTCCTAAAACAATAAAGGCTGCAAATAATCCAAAAAGCGATGTGCTAGCTCCAGCAGAAATTGACAATGGACTACTAAAAGCAAAACTGACTAAATTACCCATAATACCACTTAATAAATACAAAATAAAAAAGCGTGTATGACCAATTAACGGTTCCAATAAGCGTCCGGCCAAAAATAAAGTCAAAGAGTTCACCGCTAAATGTACTAAGCCAATATGAATAAAAATCGGTGTAACGAAACGCCAAAACTCATGATTATAAATGACATCACCCGCAACCATGGCACCAAACTGTTGTAAAATAGCGCCATTCTCTGAACCAGAAAAAATCCCTTGCCTAATTCCTTGAAATTCCATTAATAAAAAGACAATAATTTGAATGCTTAAAAACAGATACGTGATATATGGTCCATCTTTAATTTTATCCCACTGCGTTTGTCGTTGATACATTGTATCATCCTTTCTGATACTGATAAATTTTTTGAACTGCTCGATCATATTTTTCTGGCTCCCAATCATTACTCAGCTGAAGATCAAAAACTAAACTACAAGTTGACTGTTGATAACCATCTAAATAGCGATCATAAAAGCCACCACCATAACCAATTCGGTAACCAGCATCTGAAAAAACCACTCCAGGTACAATAATTAAATCTAAATCATTTTGGGCAATTGTTATTGGATTATTTGGTTCTAGAACTCCAAACGAAGATTCTACTAAGCTATCACCAAGCCGATAAGGATGGAACGTCATTAATCCCTTACCAACAACTTTCGGTAGGTAAATTTGTTTCCCCATTGACAGAGCTTGCTTAATCAATGGATAAGTATCAAATTCATGTGACATTGGCAAAGTCATTGCGATAGTCGTTGCTGATTGCCAGGTAGCACTAGTAACTAATTGAGATTGAATATTTTGTTCATACTCACTCTTCAGTTCTGGATTGTCAATTGCTAAACGCCTCATTGCTGCTAATGTTGTTTGTCTTAACACTTTTTTGGCATAATCCCATCCCCTTCTACATGAAAACTAAAGTGTGTTTATTATATCATGAATTACCACTCAAAAAATATTTTCACTAGACGAATACCGATTTTTTTAATTTTTCCTAATAGTTCATAAGGGGCATAATACGTTAAGACACAAATAAACACCGTAGAAATTAGATAATCTCCATGGCGTTTATTATTCTCTAAATATTATCGTGCTAAGTCTGTTAAATAATCAAAGAAAGCATCATGTGCAACATCGTGAACCAACTCAACCGGCCGACCAGTAGACTGACGAATCGTTCGACCTTGACTAATCCCAGTGGCAATGACACTAGATTGAACACACTCAGATTGAACTAAATCAGGTTGCCCAAATGCAATCGCCGTTAATACATCCCATAAAAAATAAGTTGAATTCGTTTGAAAATGGACTAATGGTGGGACAATTGCATAACATTGCCCTAAAAAATCAATTCCTTCATAACGTCGTTGACTAGCCCACATTTGACGAATATCATTTGTCAATGGAACTTTATTGGTGCTCTCTAATGCAACTAAACTAATTGGAATCTTACTGTTCCAAACAGTAGCGACCGCTTCAGGATCCCAAAAAGCATTCCATTCCGCCGTACCATCATGTTCTGGTTCCTCGACATTACCTTTATCTAAAAAGGTACCTCCCATCCAATATAGACGTCTGATTTTTGTTTGGATACTTGCATCTTCTAATAATGCCCGTGCTAAATCGGTTAATGGACCTACAAACACTAAATCGAGTGGTTCTTCATTAGCATGTAATGTTTCAATTAGATGACGATGTGCTGGTAAAGATGATAGTGGCGTATTAATTTCACCAGATTCATTGAGAATCGGTAAGGCATCAACAGTAAATGCATGCATCTGCCAATCTTTCGGAAATGGATTAACTGGACGCGAGTTAGATGCTGCTACTTCAATCTTATGTTGACTAGGGCCAAACTTATCAATAATTTTCCGGCTCGCAGACACTGCCGGTTCTAAATAACAATCTGCTGGAATTACTCCAACACCAGTTAATTCAACATTTTCCATTTTTAATAATAAAAATAGTGATACTAAGTCATCCACACCACCATCGTGATTTAAATATACCTTTCTGACCATCTTCTCATCTCCTTATTTTTTACTTGGAACAATCAAGTCACCAGCAATAATTTTATCTTTTGCTTGTTTTACTGCTTGAATCGTCTTGTCGTCCATATTACCATCAATTAATTCTAAACCATCATTTGACAGTCCGTATTCCAAATGTTCACCACCAGGAAACTCACCATCATTCGCTTTATTAGCAATATCTTTCAATGCGGATCCGACTCGTTTCACTGCAGAAGTCAACGTTAAATTATCTGCTTTTCCAGATTTATTTTTATAATTACCATCTTCTGTTTGATCTTTATCCGCACCAATTATCCAAACTTTTTTATCTGCACTTGATTCATTTAAAGCTTTTGCTTCCTGAAAGACACCAGCACCAGTTCCACCAGATGCGTGGTAGATAATATCCGCACCATCTTGATAAATACGTGCTGCTAACATTTTACCTTTTGCTGGATCAGCAAAAGATGCTGCATATTTTACATCCACTTTAACTGATTTATTCAATGCTTCTGCAGCATCTTGTACTCCTTTTTTAAAACCAACTTCAAAGCGGTCAATAATCGCACCTTCTTCTCCACCAATAAACCCAACGTGATTTGTTGTTGTCGTATATGCCGCTGCAATTCCGGCTAAGTAGGCCACTTCACCATCTCTAAATGTGGCTGAAACAACATTATTTTTACCTTCAATCACAGAATCAATAATCGCAAACTGCTGTCTAGGGTGTTGAGTTGCAACAGTTTCAATCGCATCACGAATTAAAAAGCCGACGCCAGCGATAGTATTGAATTCTGCTGTCAGAGCTTGATCAATGTTCGTGGTAAATTCTGAGGCATCATTTGATTGAATATAATCATAACCTGTCGTTCCTTTTTTAGCGCCCGTTTCTTTCCCCCAATCAACTAATCCTTCCCATGCTGATTGATTGAATGACTTATCATCAACACCATTGGCATCAGTCACCATGACAATTGATTTAACTTTCGTTTCATTTGCTTCAACTTGCTTTGCTTCTTTTGCTCCGCAAGCAGTTAGTAGCATAGCTGAACCCATTAAACTGATAGATGTGATAACTTTCGATAGTGATTTCATTAGTTTCTCCTTTTTAAAAACACGAACATTTTTATTTATTTTTATTTAAATTGTTAATTTATAATATGATTATATGTATAAAAAAGAATTATTACAAGTATTTTTTTATTTTTTACAAAAAATGACGAATAATAAAAAAAGCAGAAGATTATAATCTTCTGCTTAATTGACAATAGCCACCTTTTAAAAGGTGGCTATCTAACTAATTTTTTATTTATATTTAAA containing:
- a CDS encoding nucleoside hydrolase; translated protein: MVRKVYLNHDGGVDDLVSLFLLLKMENVELTGVGVIPADCYLEPAVSASRKIIDKFGPSQHKIEVAASNSRPVNPFPKDWQMHAFTVDALPILNESGEINTPLSSLPAHRHLIETLHANEEPLDLVFVGPLTDLARALLEDASIQTKIRRLYWMGGTFLDKGNVEEPEHDGTAEWNAFWDPEAVATVWNSKIPISLVALESTNKVPLTNDIRQMWASQRRYEGIDFLGQCYAIVPPLVHFQTNSTYFLWDVLTAIAFGQPDLVQSECVQSSVIATGISQGRTIRQSTGRPVELVHDVAHDAFFDYLTDLAR
- a CDS encoding BMP family lipoprotein, which produces MKSLSKVITSISLMGSAMLLTACGAKEAKQVEANETKVKSIVMVTDANGVDDKSFNQSAWEGLVDWGKETGAKKGTTGYDYIQSNDASEFTTNIDQALTAEFNTIAGVGFLIRDAIETVATQHPRQQFAIIDSVIEGKNNVVSATFRDGEVAYLAGIAAAYTTTTNHVGFIGGEEGAIIDRFEVGFKKGVQDAAEALNKSVKVDVKYAASFADPAKGKMLAARIYQDGADIIYHASGGTGAGVFQEAKALNESSADKKVWIIGADKDQTEDGNYKNKSGKADNLTLTSAVKRVGSALKDIANKANDGEFPGGEHLEYGLSNDGLELIDGNMDDKTIQAVKQAKDKIIAGDLIVPSKK
- a CDS encoding 5-formyltetrahydrofolate cyclo-ligase encodes the protein MLRQTTLAAMRRLAIDNPELKSEYEQNIQSQLVTSATWQSATTIAMTLPMSHEFDTYPLIKQALSMGKQIYLPKVVGKGLMTFHPYRLGDSLVESSFGVLEPNNPITIAQNDLDLIIVPGVVFSDAGYRIGYGGGFYDRYLDGYQQSTCSLVFDLQLSNDWEPEKYDRAVQKIYQYQKG
- a CDS encoding rhomboid family intramembrane serine protease — encoded protein: MYQRQTQWDKIKDGPYITYLFLSIQIIVFLLMEFQGIRQGIFSGSENGAILQQFGAMVAGDVIYNHEFWRFVTPIFIHIGLVHLAVNSLTLFLAGRLLEPLIGHTRFFILYLLSGIMGNLVSFAFSSPLSISAGASTSLFGLFAAFIVLGRLFPNQPIIRQVSRNMLLLIVLNLGMNVFSSGVDILGHIGGVIGGVLLMVIVGVPKNIRHYQEKMNPHIRILAGIIFVFVTVFCLFYGFKFK